From the Candidatus Ancaeobacter aquaticus genome, the window GCTTACACTATTTGAGCTAGATAACACCTTTTACCCATCAACAGCTCAGGGGCTTTCAGCTCTTTACATCAAACCAAGAACGAATCCTAAACCATCAAATTGGAGAGGCCCCTATATACGAAAAAATATTTTGAATGATCCCTGGAAAAATCCATATCAATATACCTGCCCGGGGGAACATAATCGAAATATGTATGACTTGTATTCTCTGGGACCGGACGGAATTGTGAGTAGTGACGATATTGTAAAAAGACGTTAAAAATTACTCATCGCATACACCGCGCCGGTGAAAATGCTTTACACACCGGGGCGGTGAGATCTTCACCCACTAGATTTTTCGGATTAATCCTTCAAAATCATCCTCCAGAGAACACTTCAAATATGGCAAATTCGCATAGCTTTGCAGGCGGCTATTACAGTCTCACTACCTCTTTTTTAAGAATTCCTTGAGATAAATGCCGGTATA encodes:
- the gspG gene encoding type II secretion system major pseudopilin GspG, translated to MLKIKNNRRYIFAKLIALVTLLTALTVFYFFSLPNRIVYKKDIARHDISILFDRALTLFELDNTFYPSTAQGLSALYIKPRTNPKPSNWRGPYIRKNILNDPWKNPYQYTCPGEHNRNMYDLYSLGPDGIVSSDDIVKRR